A region from the Polaribacter sp. Hel1_33_78 genome encodes:
- a CDS encoding 16S rRNA (uracil(1498)-N(3))-methyltransferase yields the protein MQLFYNSEISSKTTQVTFDKIESKHIVRVLRKKENDVLKITNGKGFLFDAKISFASDKKCIAEIVSSKERPKPWNYYVHIAIAPTKLNDRMEWFLEKATEIGIDEITPIICHNSERRIIKIERYKKIIQSAMKQSLKFTIPKLNPPIKFNEFILQDFDGKVCIAHCEDDHKKLLNTVLNPVEKITILIGPEGDFSSEEIKKCLTKNMIPISLGESRLRTETAALVAVQNVSFINQ from the coding sequence ATGCAACTATTTTATAATTCTGAAATTTCTTCTAAAACTACTCAAGTTACTTTTGATAAAATTGAAAGTAAACATATTGTGCGTGTTTTACGCAAAAAAGAAAATGATGTCTTAAAAATCACAAACGGAAAAGGTTTTCTATTTGATGCTAAAATTAGTTTTGCGAGTGATAAGAAATGTATTGCAGAAATTGTTTCTTCAAAAGAGAGACCAAAACCGTGGAATTACTATGTTCACATAGCAATCGCTCCTACGAAATTAAATGACCGAATGGAATGGTTTTTAGAAAAAGCAACAGAAATTGGTATTGATGAAATTACGCCGATTATTTGTCATAATTCAGAAAGAAGGATTATAAAAATTGAGCGTTACAAGAAGATTATTCAATCTGCTATGAAACAATCACTAAAATTTACAATTCCAAAATTAAATCCTCCGATAAAGTTTAATGAGTTTATCCTTCAAGATTTTGATGGAAAAGTATGCATTGCGCATTGTGAAGATGACCATAAAAAATTACTGAATACTGTTTTAAATCCGGTAGAAAAAATCACTATTTTAATTGGTCCTGAAGGTGATTTTTCATCCGAAGAAATAAAAAAATGTTTAACAAAAAACATGATTCCTATTTCTTTAGGGGAAAGTAGATTACGCACTGAGACGGCTGCTTTGGTTGCTGTACAAAATGTATCTTTTATAAATCAGTAA
- a CDS encoding GTP cyclohydrolase translates to MITLKKITTKKEMKEFVIFPFSLYKDNKYWVPPIIKDEVDNFDSEKNPVFENAEAQFFVAIRNKKIVGRIVAIINWFEVEKQQIKKMRFGWFDTIDDIEVTKALINRVKKIGVKNNLEYIEGPVGFNNLDKTGVLTEGFDHLGTMITWYNHPYYKDHLEQLGFVKEKEYLENKFKFKNVDSAYFNRISNIIKTRFKLTALDFTKTKEIMPYVDEMFEVFSAAYSKLSTFVPISESQIAFFKKKYISFINPEYIKFVVNEQNKLVAFAIVMPSFSEALQKAKGKLFPFGLFHLLKARKYSKDVTFYLIGVHPDYQNKGVHAIIFDQYTKTFGPLGINNCIRTPELEDNEAINKLWEKFAPITHKRRRTYKKRIL, encoded by the coding sequence ATGATTACACTTAAAAAAATTACTACAAAAAAGGAAATGAAAGAGTTTGTCATTTTTCCTTTTTCACTGTATAAAGATAACAAATACTGGGTACCTCCAATTATAAAAGACGAAGTTGATAATTTTGACTCAGAAAAAAACCCTGTGTTTGAAAATGCCGAAGCTCAATTTTTTGTAGCCATCAGAAATAAGAAAATTGTTGGTAGAATTGTTGCGATTATTAATTGGTTTGAAGTTGAAAAGCAACAAATTAAAAAAATGCGTTTTGGATGGTTTGATACCATAGATGATATAGAAGTTACAAAAGCACTAATAAATAGAGTCAAAAAAATTGGGGTTAAAAATAATCTTGAGTATATTGAAGGGCCAGTAGGTTTTAATAATCTTGACAAAACTGGAGTTTTAACTGAAGGTTTTGATCATTTGGGAACGATGATTACTTGGTATAATCATCCTTATTATAAAGACCACTTAGAACAATTAGGTTTTGTAAAAGAAAAAGAATATTTAGAGAATAAATTCAAGTTCAAAAACGTAGATAGTGCTTATTTTAATAGAATAAGTAACATTATCAAAACACGGTTTAAACTTACGGCATTAGACTTTACAAAAACAAAAGAGATTATGCCCTATGTAGATGAAATGTTTGAAGTTTTTAGTGCAGCTTACTCTAAATTATCAACTTTTGTGCCCATTTCTGAAAGTCAGATTGCTTTTTTTAAAAAGAAATATATTTCTTTTATAAATCCAGAATATATAAAATTTGTGGTCAATGAGCAGAATAAGCTGGTGGCTTTCGCTATTGTTATGCCTTCATTTTCTGAAGCTCTGCAAAAGGCAAAAGGCAAGTTATTTCCTTTTGGTTTATTTCATTTATTAAAAGCAAGAAAATATTCAAAAGATGTTACTTTTTATTTAATTGGAGTGCATCCAGATTATCAAAATAAAGGTGTACACGCCATAATTTTTGATCAATACACAAAAACATTTGGGCCATTGGGAATCAATAATTGTATAAGAACTCCTGAATTAGAAGACAATGAAGCTATCAATAAATTATGGGAAAAATTTGCTCCAATAACACATAAACGACGGCGAACCTATAAAAAGAGGATTCTGTAA
- a CDS encoding transporter has translation MKNHLLKLSCLFFLLGYSSAYSQYTDVINSNKPGFSESPYSVGRGIYQFEGNLFLRNTSIEPTFSIPQSFGFDMLFRTSLLSEKLELNAQVSYQRDKIAFKNIFTSSYFSTGFQKITIGAKYLVFQKEYKDKSKEVRSWKKRHAFDRNRLIPSVAIYAGVNTDMVNDIYKTGNMSPKIGILLQNNLSNDFNIITNLYYDKIGTDFSEFSYIITATQNFSDKWSGFFENQTVLQKYQNNTNLAAGLAYLINRDFQINTSVRILFEGKAEGTYGSLGISYRINKHKDSFVDLQESNLTLKGTPKTKYNNQKSFFRRIFSFLERKKNTKTIRKRPSRTRTKKITKNKKRGLFGLFGKKKRKEETEIEKLEREIKELEKEVKKDDH, from the coding sequence ATGAAAAACCATCTACTGAAACTTTCTTGTTTATTCTTTCTACTTGGTTATTCGTCTGCTTACAGTCAATATACGGATGTTATAAATTCTAACAAACCTGGTTTCTCTGAGAGTCCTTATAGTGTTGGAAGAGGCATTTATCAATTTGAAGGTAATTTATTTTTAAGAAATACATCTATAGAGCCTACTTTTTCTATTCCACAATCTTTTGGATTTGATATGCTTTTTAGAACTAGTCTCTTATCCGAAAAATTAGAACTAAATGCTCAGGTGAGTTATCAAAGAGATAAAATTGCATTTAAAAACATTTTTACTTCTTCTTATTTTTCAACAGGATTTCAAAAAATTACTATAGGTGCAAAATATTTAGTTTTTCAAAAAGAGTATAAAGATAAAAGTAAAGAAGTTAGAAGCTGGAAAAAAAGACATGCCTTTGATCGAAATAGGTTAATTCCCTCTGTAGCAATTTATGCAGGAGTAAATACAGATATGGTAAACGACATATATAAAACAGGAAATATGTCGCCTAAAATAGGAATCTTATTACAAAATAATTTGAGTAATGATTTTAATATTATTACTAATTTATACTACGACAAAATTGGGACTGATTTCTCCGAATTTTCATATATAATTACGGCTACACAAAATTTTAGTGACAAATGGTCTGGCTTTTTTGAAAACCAAACAGTATTACAAAAATATCAAAACAACACAAATCTAGCTGCTGGTTTAGCCTATTTGATTAATAGAGATTTTCAAATAAATACTTCTGTAAGAATACTTTTTGAAGGTAAAGCTGAGGGGACATATGGTAGTTTAGGTATTTCTTACAGAATAAATAAACATAAAGATTCATTTGTTGATTTACAAGAATCTAATTTAACTCTAAAAGGTACTCCGAAAACAAAATATAATAATCAAAAAAGTTTTTTTAGAAGGATTTTTAGCTTTCTTGAAAGGAAGAAAAATACAAAAACAATAAGAAAAAGGCCTAGCAGAACTAGAACAAAAAAAATCACTAAAAACAAAAAAAGAGGTTTATTTGGACTATTTGGCAAGAAAAAGAGGAAAGAAGAAACCGAAATTGAAAAGCTTGAAAGAGAAATTAAAGAATTAGAAAAAGAAGTAAAAAAAGATGACCACTAG
- a CDS encoding DUF4834 family protein, translated as MKTLFIILLVYLGFKYLIRLFGPFLVKKAAETIKKKTEQQYNSQQPKSTVKEGETTIDKAPKSNQQGKNSVGEYVDFEEID; from the coding sequence TTGAAAACATTATTTATTATTCTTCTAGTTTATTTAGGCTTTAAGTATTTAATACGGTTGTTTGGTCCTTTTTTAGTAAAAAAAGCAGCAGAGACTATAAAGAAAAAGACCGAGCAACAATATAATAGTCAGCAGCCTAAAAGTACTGTTAAGGAAGGCGAAACAACTATAGATAAAGCACCAAAAAGCAACCAACAAGGTAAAAATTCTGTTGGAGAATATGTGGATTTTGAAGAAATAGATTAA
- a CDS encoding YfhO family protein, whose amino-acid sequence MKSKKLLPYIIAIAIFIFASLIYFYPVLKGQKIAQSDITQFRGMVKEINNFRADKNTEPYWTGASFSGMPAYQISAYYPNDFVRLIDRTLRFLPRPADYTFLYFLSFFVLMLALKIEWRLAILGALSFGFSTYLIIIFGAGHNAKAHAIAYMPLVLAGVLWVFQKRYILGFLVTGFGLALEIYTNHPQMTYYLGFCLLILGVVEFINAIKEKLLPVFIKQSVVIIAAVLLGIGANSSRLMAMKEYGDYSTRGKSELTITPDGSEKEAAVGLDRAYITEYSYAKLETFNLFIPRFMGGGTVEKLENSSELYKVIETKLGKKGADYFTDQALTYWGDQTIVEAPAYIGAVIFFLFFLGLFLVKGRLKQWLLAATVFSVLLSWGRNFEGLTNFFIDYVPLYNKFRAVSSIQVIAELCVPILGVLALKEFFSLKISSEEKIKALKKSLYAFGGLIIIGFLLAHSFSTFEGIRDTTYLNIEKEYNIIGVLDAVIADRKAMLLFDVLRSLFLMLLTAGVLWMFLKSKLKQGIAILIIAVFVLFDLVSVDKKYVNKDDFKSSRKIEKPFIASNADKLILQDKTHFRVGNFSVNPMNDGSTSYFHQSIGGYHAAKMMRYQELFEYQIAKNNMQVLNMLNTKYFIVDNDKGEKQAQQNLDANGNAWFVKNVKVVNSANSELQILDSLNTKMSAVIDKSKLLDNVNFNFEKDSTATIKLINYDVTELTYRTKTEKEQFVVFSEIYYKDGWNAYIDGKLTNHFRVNYVLRGMKIPAGEHEIEYKFEPKVIQQGGMISLFSYISIILVFVVWFFYGKKNKGGELI is encoded by the coding sequence GTGAAATCAAAAAAACTTCTACCTTATATTATTGCAATTGCAATTTTTATTTTTGCCTCTTTAATTTATTTTTATCCTGTTTTAAAAGGACAAAAAATAGCCCAATCAGATATTACTCAGTTTCGAGGAATGGTTAAGGAAATTAACAATTTTAGAGCTGATAAAAATACAGAACCTTATTGGACAGGAGCTTCTTTTTCAGGGATGCCAGCCTATCAAATAAGTGCATATTATCCCAATGATTTCGTTAGATTAATAGACAGAACTTTACGTTTTTTACCAAGACCAGCAGATTATACTTTTCTTTATTTTTTAAGTTTTTTCGTATTGATGTTGGCTTTGAAAATTGAATGGAGATTGGCAATTTTAGGGGCACTTTCCTTTGGTTTTTCTACCTATTTAATAATCATATTTGGGGCAGGACACAATGCAAAAGCGCATGCAATTGCATATATGCCATTAGTCCTAGCCGGAGTTTTATGGGTTTTTCAAAAACGGTATATTCTTGGCTTTTTAGTTACAGGTTTTGGGCTGGCTTTAGAAATTTATACAAATCATCCTCAGATGACTTACTATCTTGGGTTTTGTTTATTAATTTTAGGAGTTGTTGAATTTATAAACGCTATCAAAGAAAAGTTACTTCCAGTTTTTATAAAACAAAGTGTTGTAATTATTGCTGCAGTTTTATTAGGAATTGGAGCAAATTCTTCACGCTTAATGGCAATGAAAGAATATGGGGATTATAGTACAAGAGGAAAATCCGAACTAACCATAACTCCTGATGGTAGTGAAAAAGAAGCTGCTGTTGGATTAGATAGAGCCTACATTACGGAGTATAGTTATGCCAAATTAGAAACTTTTAATTTATTTATTCCAAGATTTATGGGTGGAGGAACTGTTGAGAAACTAGAAAACAGTTCAGAGTTATATAAAGTTATTGAAACAAAACTAGGAAAAAAAGGAGCAGATTATTTTACCGATCAAGCGCTTACATATTGGGGGGATCAAACAATTGTTGAGGCTCCTGCTTATATTGGTGCTGTTATTTTCTTTCTTTTTTTCTTAGGTTTATTTTTGGTGAAAGGAAGGTTAAAACAATGGTTATTAGCCGCAACAGTATTTTCTGTTTTATTAAGTTGGGGTAGAAATTTTGAAGGATTAACTAATTTTTTTATAGACTACGTGCCTTTGTATAATAAGTTTAGAGCGGTTTCTTCAATACAAGTTATTGCAGAATTGTGTGTGCCAATTTTAGGTGTTCTCGCTTTAAAAGAATTTTTCTCCTTAAAAATTTCATCCGAAGAAAAAATTAAAGCACTAAAAAAATCACTTTACGCTTTTGGAGGATTAATTATCATTGGTTTTTTATTAGCACATAGTTTTTCAACTTTTGAAGGAATTAGAGATACTACGTACTTAAATATTGAAAAAGAATATAATATTATTGGGGTTTTAGATGCCGTAATTGCGGATAGAAAAGCGATGTTATTATTTGATGTTTTACGTTCTTTATTTTTAATGCTGTTAACCGCTGGTGTTTTATGGATGTTTCTAAAAAGTAAATTAAAACAAGGAATTGCTATTTTAATAATTGCTGTTTTTGTTTTGTTTGATTTAGTTTCTGTCGACAAAAAATATGTAAATAAAGATGATTTTAAATCATCAAGAAAAATAGAAAAACCTTTTATTGCTTCAAATGCTGATAAATTAATATTGCAAGATAAAACTCATTTTAGAGTAGGTAACTTTTCAGTAAACCCAATGAATGACGGAAGCACCTCTTATTTTCATCAATCTATTGGGGGCTATCATGCGGCAAAAATGATGCGTTATCAAGAATTGTTTGAATATCAAATTGCAAAAAATAATATGCAGGTATTAAACATGTTAAATACGAAGTATTTTATTGTAGATAATGATAAAGGTGAGAAACAAGCACAACAAAATCTGGATGCAAACGGAAATGCATGGTTTGTAAAAAATGTGAAGGTTGTAAATTCTGCTAATAGTGAACTACAAATTTTAGATTCTTTAAATACTAAAATGAGTGCTGTTATAGATAAAAGTAAACTATTAGACAATGTTAATTTTAATTTTGAAAAAGATTCAACTGCGACGATTAAATTGATAAATTATGATGTTACAGAATTAACCTACCGAACCAAAACTGAAAAAGAGCAGTTTGTGGTTTTTTCTGAAATTTATTATAAGGATGGCTGGAACGCCTATATTGATGGAAAATTGACAAACCATTTTAGAGTAAATTATGTTTTACGTGGAATGAAAATTCCTGCTGGAGAACATGAGATAGAATATAAATTCGAGCCAAAAGTAATACAACAAGGAGGCATGATTTCGTTATTTTCCTATATCTCTATAATTTTAGTTTTTGTAGTTTGGTTTTTTTACGGAAAAAAAAACAAGGGGGGTGAATTAATCTAG
- a CDS encoding helix-turn-helix domain-containing protein gives MEAKALYQKSKLKLAKEKTLYVLENSNNRNELCFKKNKITALNRLFWIYKNQNKFQDAFEVLVEREKIVKSLAKKDYYYTTNLLSTEYNLAIIKSILGLYEEARQILKEILPKHISIYSDLNERDYYLKLNLSSILNTIGESYLKSSKHETSSDLDSASVYFKRAFEVVKKFNPPHKDSETLYQLREVEVLISKKRFKDALNLIQKYTANSALFKTTQTINSLKAICFYQLKNNDSTLYYSKQFLKNYTKKPKIKKRAISIHDILANQYYNNKEIDSAYKYSEITIAELKVLNKNKNEANNSCYLYDYQNAQELNKLILKKQKTKTKNLSIITFLVILLVILIVYLLFKRNIKISQTLIDVKTELQSKLYVQKKEYNINQKLESTLLKGINELKKTTDFLDPDFSINVLAKNLNTNTSYLSYIINKEFNQSFKRYITELRIEYIIKKLTTNRKYRNYTIKSLAAEIGYTNASAFARAFKKYKGNTPSEFIKGLNLD, from the coding sequence ATGGAAGCGAAAGCTCTTTATCAAAAGAGTAAGTTAAAATTAGCAAAGGAGAAAACATTATATGTTTTAGAAAATTCAAATAATAGGAATGAACTTTGTTTCAAAAAAAATAAAATTACAGCTTTAAATAGACTTTTTTGGATTTATAAAAACCAGAACAAATTTCAAGATGCTTTTGAAGTTTTAGTAGAAAGAGAGAAGATTGTTAAAAGCTTAGCGAAAAAAGACTATTATTATACAACTAATTTGCTTTCAACCGAATATAATTTAGCAATTATTAAATCAATTTTAGGTCTTTACGAAGAAGCCAGGCAGATATTAAAAGAAATACTTCCGAAGCACATAAGTATTTATTCAGATTTAAATGAGAGAGATTACTATTTAAAACTAAATCTTTCATCAATATTAAATACCATTGGAGAATCTTATTTAAAGTCTAGTAAACACGAAACAAGTAGTGATTTAGATTCTGCAAGCGTCTATTTTAAAAGAGCTTTTGAAGTCGTTAAAAAATTTAATCCACCACATAAAGATTCAGAAACCTTATATCAATTAAGAGAAGTTGAAGTTTTAATTTCTAAAAAAAGGTTTAAAGATGCTTTAAATTTAATTCAAAAATATACTGCAAATAGTGCTCTATTTAAAACAACGCAAACTATCAATTCATTAAAAGCAATTTGTTTTTATCAACTTAAAAATAACGACTCTACACTTTATTATAGTAAACAGTTTTTAAAAAATTACACAAAAAAACCAAAAATTAAAAAAAGAGCGATTTCTATCCATGATATTTTAGCAAACCAATATTATAACAACAAAGAAATAGATAGTGCCTATAAATATTCTGAAATAACCATAGCAGAATTAAAAGTTTTAAATAAAAACAAAAACGAGGCTAATAACTCTTGTTATTTATATGACTATCAGAATGCCCAAGAGTTAAATAAATTAATTCTAAAAAAGCAAAAAACCAAGACAAAAAACCTATCAATAATTACATTTTTAGTTATTTTATTGGTCATATTAATAGTCTATTTATTATTTAAAAGAAATATAAAAATATCACAAACATTAATAGATGTTAAAACTGAACTTCAAAGTAAACTATACGTTCAAAAAAAAGAATATAACATTAATCAAAAATTAGAGAGCACCCTTTTAAAAGGGATAAATGAACTTAAAAAAACCACAGATTTTTTAGACCCGGATTTCAGTATAAACGTTCTGGCCAAAAATTTAAATACTAATACTTCTTATTTATCCTACATCATTAATAAAGAATTTAATCAATCTTTTAAACGATATATTACTGAATTAAGAATAGAATATATTATTAAAAAATTGACTACAAATCGTAAATATAGAAACTATACAATTAAGTCCCTTGCCGCAGAAATTGGTTATACGAATGCCTCGGCATTTGCAAGAGCTTTTAAAAAGTATAAAGGAAATACGCCATCTGAGTTTATAAAAGGTCTTAACCTAGATTAA
- a CDS encoding glycosyltransferase family 4 protein: MRIGMILDAPFPPDPRVENEAVSLIKAGHQVFLFCLKYSNEKTSEVINEIQVRRYNSNKLEYKLSALAYTVPCYTSLMSWKIEQFIKDTKVESLHIHDIRIAQAVFNVNKKYNLPIILDLHDNMPEVMKLYPHLQKFPGKYIISPKKWKQKEEEFILKANKVIAVSPEFLETLIARLPVKKDKFVLVPNTIRKAFFEDYKVDLNITKRYKNKFVILYLGDTNIRRGLETAISSVEKLKYKIPNLKLVIVGKNTTDTILKQQVKDLEIAEFVDFEGWKNVSLFQSYILSSAICISPLHRNLQHDVAYANKIFQYMSFAKPLLVSDAIAQKRLVEKTKSGLVHQEKNAEDFTDKVLKLFDDETLRNELGENGKFFIENEFSWEQTSKKLIHLYDNLLN, translated from the coding sequence ATGAGAATTGGAATGATTTTAGACGCTCCTTTTCCTCCAGATCCAAGAGTCGAAAATGAAGCAGTTTCATTAATAAAAGCTGGTCATCAAGTTTTTCTTTTTTGTTTAAAATACAGTAATGAAAAAACTTCAGAAGTAATCAATGAAATTCAGGTTAGAAGATACAATTCTAATAAATTAGAATACAAACTTTCGGCGCTGGCATATACAGTTCCTTGTTATACTTCGTTGATGTCTTGGAAAATTGAGCAATTTATAAAAGACACTAAGGTTGAATCCTTGCATATTCATGACATTAGAATTGCACAAGCAGTTTTTAATGTCAATAAAAAATACAATTTACCCATTATTTTAGATCTACACGATAATATGCCTGAAGTAATGAAATTGTATCCTCATCTTCAAAAATTTCCTGGTAAATACATTATTTCGCCTAAAAAGTGGAAACAGAAAGAAGAAGAATTTATTTTAAAAGCGAATAAAGTAATTGCAGTTTCACCAGAATTTTTGGAAACTCTAATCGCTAGATTACCTGTAAAAAAAGATAAATTTGTTTTAGTGCCAAATACTATTCGAAAAGCTTTTTTTGAAGATTATAAAGTGGATTTAAATATTACTAAAAGATATAAAAATAAGTTTGTTATTTTGTATTTGGGAGATACGAACATAAGAAGAGGCTTGGAGACGGCGATAAGTTCTGTAGAAAAATTAAAGTATAAGATACCGAATTTAAAATTGGTAATTGTTGGAAAGAACACAACCGATACAATTTTGAAGCAACAAGTCAAAGATTTAGAAATAGCCGAGTTTGTTGATTTTGAAGGCTGGAAAAACGTTAGTTTATTTCAGTCTTACATTCTTTCTAGTGCCATTTGTATTTCTCCTTTACACAGAAATTTACAACATGATGTAGCTTATGCGAACAAAATTTTTCAGTACATGAGCTTTGCAAAACCATTATTAGTTAGTGATGCCATTGCACAAAAACGATTGGTCGAAAAAACGAAATCAGGCTTAGTGCATCAAGAAAAAAATGCAGAAGATTTTACGGATAAAGTTTTGAAATTATTTGACGATGAAACTTTAAGAAATGAGTTGGGAGAAAATGGAAAATTTTTTATTGAAAATGAATTTTCTTGGGAGCAAACATCAAAAAAACTCATACATTTATATGATAATCTTTTAAATTGA
- a CDS encoding glycosyltransferase family 4 protein → MKVLIITYYWPPAGGSGVQRWLKFVKYLQKFDIEPIIYTVDNANYPKEDISLIHEIPKNIKVLKQPILEPTDLLFWKKKETQKKDVSNAVKNGFLSFVRGNFFIPDPKVFWVNSSVKYLHEFLKSNKIDVVISTGPPHSMHLIAKKIHQKNKIKWIADFRDPWSDLYYNKDFNQLPFAKNKNIKLETSVLENADCILTVSNSLKKQFSKKAKRVEVITNGFDDEVLTENLIALNTKFTISYIGLLPKQSNPKILFKVLEILCLENSDFKKDLQINFIGDITDAVKIEIGIHNLSKNTQFIGYVSHQKAIEYQKTSQVLLLLIPNIENSKGILTGKLFEYLTAKRPILAIGPENGDLSEILKSTNAGVIVDFNNEVKLKLEISKLYHQYKQGKLKVNSKNIEQFHRKVLTKKLSEIIKKI, encoded by the coding sequence TTGAAAGTATTAATAATTACATATTATTGGCCTCCTGCAGGTGGTTCTGGCGTTCAGCGTTGGTTAAAGTTTGTAAAGTATTTACAAAAATTTGATATTGAACCAATTATATACACAGTTGATAATGCAAATTATCCAAAAGAAGATATTTCTTTAATTCATGAAATTCCAAAAAATATAAAAGTTCTGAAACAACCAATTTTGGAGCCAACGGATTTGTTGTTTTGGAAGAAAAAAGAGACTCAAAAAAAGGATGTGTCTAATGCTGTAAAGAATGGTTTTTTATCATTTGTTAGAGGTAACTTCTTTATTCCAGATCCTAAAGTATTCTGGGTAAATTCTTCGGTTAAATATTTACACGAATTTTTGAAATCAAATAAAATTGATGTTGTAATTTCTACAGGTCCGCCTCATAGCATGCATTTAATTGCAAAAAAAATACATCAAAAAAATAAAATAAAATGGATTGCAGATTTTAGAGACCCTTGGAGTGATTTGTATTATAACAAAGATTTTAATCAATTACCATTTGCAAAAAACAAAAATATAAAGCTAGAAACTTCTGTTTTAGAAAATGCGGATTGTATTTTAACCGTGAGTAATTCTTTAAAAAAACAGTTTTCTAAAAAAGCAAAAAGGGTGGAAGTGATTACGAATGGTTTTGATGATGAAGTTTTAACTGAAAATTTAATAGCATTAAACACTAAATTTACAATTTCTTATATTGGTTTGTTACCAAAACAGAGCAATCCTAAAATACTATTTAAAGTATTGGAAATTTTATGTTTAGAAAATTCAGACTTTAAAAAGGATTTACAAATTAATTTTATTGGTGATATTACTGATGCTGTTAAAATTGAAATAGGGATTCATAATTTATCGAAGAATACGCAATTTATTGGGTATGTTTCTCATCAAAAGGCAATTGAATATCAAAAAACATCACAAGTTTTGTTATTGTTAATTCCTAATATTGAGAATTCTAAAGGAATTTTAACGGGTAAATTATTTGAATATCTGACGGCGAAAAGACCTATTTTAGCAATTGGTCCAGAAAATGGAGATTTATCCGAAATATTAAAAAGCACAAATGCAGGGGTTATTGTAGATTTTAATAATGAAGTAAAATTAAAATTAGAAATTAGTAAATTGTATCATCAATACAAACAAGGAAAGTTAAAAGTGAATTCTAAAAATATTGAACAATTTCATAGAAAAGTATTGACTAAAAAATTATCAGAAATTATAAAAAAAATATAA